AAGTCCAGGCCGTCCAGGGCCGGGTCTGCGGGGTCGAGGCGGCGCAGCGCGAGGGCGGCGCGGCCGACGCTCGCGCGCTCGGCGAGGGACAGGTGCGGATAGCGGGCCAGCGACCCGGCCAGGTGCAGGGGCACGGGCAGGGCGCTGCGGCGCAGCCGTCCCAGGCGCGGGCCGCCGGGGCGGGCCACGTCGAGGACGGGTACGTCGAGCCGGTCCTGCAGGGGGGCGAGGGCGGCGCCGTCGACCCGGTCGAGGAACCATCGGTAGGCGGTGCAGCAGCGCAGGTAGACGTGCTGGCCGTTGTCGACGTTGAGGTCGCCGCGCTTGAAGGAGAAGGCGAGTCCGCCGAGCCGGGGGCGGCCCTCCAGCAGGGTCACGCGGAGCCCGGCGTCGGCGAGTTCGAGGGCGGTGGTGACCCCGGCGAGGCCGCCGCCCACGACGACGGCGTGGTGGTCGGTGCCGGTCATGCGCCCTCCCCCGTGGTGCGGTCGCCCTCCGGGCCGGCCGGTCGGTCCTCGGCGGACGAGGCCGCCCCGTGTGCGGCGGCCCGCCCGGCGGGGCCGGAGTCCGCCGGAAGAGACGCGCCCGTCGCCGCGGTGGTTGCCCGGGCTCCGTCCCGGCCGGGACGGCCCGCCGGGCGCCTGCGCGGGCGTGGCGCGGCGGCGACGGCCGTCGGGGCGCCGGACGTGCCCGCGGCCGCGGCCGCGCCCGCGCGGCGCGGGGTGGCGGGCGCCCCCGTGCGGTCGGCCCGCGCGGCCCGGTGCGGTGCGGCGGCCGCGCACGCCGGGACCGCTCCCGGGGTCTCCCCCGGGGGCAGGGTGATCGGGGCCATCAGGGCCGCCTCCGCGTGTTCTGGCGGGAGATGGTGCGCGCGTCGAGGCCGGACAGGCCGCGGACGGCGACGTACGCCTTCTCGTGCGGCGGCAGCGAGACGCGGCCCCGCAGCACCGCCTCCGGCTCCCGCTCGATGCGGTCGAGGAGGCGGCGGTAGATGCCGGCCATCGCGGCCACGCAGGCGCCGCTGCGCCGGTCGAGCATCGGCAGCAGCCGGTAGCCCTCGACGAACAGGGCGCGGGCGCGCCGGACTTCGTGGTGGACCAGCCCGGCGAAGTCGGAGCCGGCCGGCGCCCGGTCGCCGTGGAAGCCCTCCGAGCAGCCGAACTTGGCGAGGTCCTCGGCGGGCAGGTAGGTGCGTCCGTTGCCCGCGTCCTCGCGAACGTCGCGGAGGATGTTGGTGAGTTGCAGGGCGAGGCCGAGGGTGTCGGCGTACTCGGCGGCGCGCCCGGAGTCGGCCGCGCCCGCCGTGGTGCCGAACACGCCGAGCGAGAGCCGGCCGATGGCTCCGGCGACGCAGCGGCAGTAGACCTTGAGGTCGTCCCAGGTCTCGTAGGTCTCGCCGCGGACGTCCATCAGGACGCCGTCGATGAGTTCGTCGAGGCCGCCGAGCGGGATCGGGAAGCGGCGGGCGGCGTGCGCGAGGGCGACGGCGACCGGGTCGGTGTCGTCCTCGTCGATCTCCTCGGCCAGGATCCGTCCGAGCACGGCGCGGGTCTCCTCCAGCCGGGCCAGTTTGGCCTCGGGCGCCAGCGTGCCGTCGCCGATGTCGTCGACGCGCCGGGAGAAGGCGTACAGCGCGGACATCGCCTGCCGCTTGTCGGTGGGCAGCAGCCGGATGCCGTACGCGAAATTGCGCGCCTGTGAACCGGTGACGGCCTCGCAGTAGCTGTAGGCGGCCGAAATCGGTGCGGACATCGCAGCCGGTGCGGACGCGTGTGTGGGGCCCTCCACGGTCGGGCTCACCCCTTTCTCGGCGCTGTGCGCAGGACGGCGGCAACCTCGCGGAGCAGGCCGCTCTTGGTGGGCTTGGGCGGGCCGGGGAGTACGTCGAAGCCGGCGGCCGTGACGGCTCGCAGGGCTGCGCGCCCTCCTCCCACGAAGCCCGCGAGCAGCAGCCGGAGTCTGCCGTGCACGCTACCCACGAGGGGGGTGCCTTCATTCAGCAGTTCGCGTGCGCGCTCAGTTTCGAATGCGACCAGGGCGCGTACGGACGCGCCGGCGGACGGGGCCGCCAGATCGGCCTCGCTCACGTGGAAGCGCCGCATGTCCTCGGCGGGCAGGTAGATCCGGTCGTTGCCGAGGTCCTCGGCGACGTCCTGGATGTGCTCGACGATCTGCAGGGCGGTGCAGACGGCGTCGGAGCGGCGGATGCGTTCGGGGGTGCTGGTGCCGGTGAGGGAGAGCACGAGGCGCCCGACCGGGTTCGCGGAGAGCTCGCAGTAGCCGACCAGGCCCCCGTAGGTCTCGTAGCGCGTGACCCGCTGGTCCTGGCGGTTGGCCTCGATGAGCCCGAGGAAGGGTTCGGGGGTGAGGCCGTGGGCGCGGACCACGGGCTGCAGGGCGAGGAGCAAGGGGTGCCTCGGGGGGCCGGCCGGGCCGCCGGAACCGTTGAAGACACGGAGCAGGTCCGCCTCGAGGGCGTCGAGCATGGCGGGCCGGTCGTCGGTCGCGGCCGGGTCGAGGCCGAGGAGTGCGGCGTCGCGCCCGCCGGGGGCGAGGTCGCCGTCGCCGATGTCGTCGACGAGGCGGGCGTACCCGTAGACGGCCGTCAGCCCGTCGCGCCAGGCGCGGGGAAGGAAGACGGGGGCGACGGGGAAGTTCTCAGCCGATGCCTTGTCGAGGGTGGCGCTCACGTGGACCGTGTCGGACAGGGGCCGGATGCCGTGCGCCGCGGTCACCGCCCGCCGCCAGGGGCGGGGACGGCCGTCGTGCCTGGGGGCCGGAGAATTCCCGTAGCCATTGCCGTCACATCTCCCGTTCTACACTGCCGACCCAATACATCCCATTTCGGACACGCCGCCGGGGGTTTCCCCGGGGCTGCCCCTGGGCCGTTCACCTGCGGGGAATCGTCCCCTCTTGCCGCGATTGAGGACCGCCTCAGCTTACGCTGTAGAACGTCGCGGAGCCCTCCCGGGTATTCGCTCCGCCACCGAATGTCGCCGCGAAATGCGAGAACACGATTGAGGCCCCCGCCGCGCTGAGCGGCGGGGGCCTTCGGGTGAAGCGGAAAAGCGCCGGAAGAGGGCGCCGCACGACCCGGAGGTCAGCCGTTGGTGGCCTTCTCGTACGCCGAGACGACTTCCTCGGTGGGCCCGTCCATCAGGAGCTCACCCTTCTCCAGCCACAGCACCCGGTCACAGGTGTCACGGATGGACTTGTTGTTGTGGCTCACCAGGAAGACCGTGCCGGCCTTCTGCCGCAGTTCGCGGATCCGGTCCTCCGAACGCACCTGGAAGCTGCGGTCACCGGTGGCCAGGGCCTCGTCGATCATCAGAACGTCGTGGTCCTTGGCGGCCGCGATGGAGAAACGCAGACGCGCCGCCATGCCGGAGGAATAGGTACGCATCGGCAGGGAGATGAAGTCGCCCTTCTCGTTGATGCCCGAGAAGTCGACGATGCTCTGGTAGCGCTGCTTGATCTGCTCGCGGCTCATACCCATCGCGAGACCGCCGAGAACGATGTTCCGCTCGCCGGTGAGGTCGTTCATCAGGGCCGCGTTGACACCCAGCAGCGAGGGCTGGCCGTCGGTGTAGACCTTGCCCTCCTCGCAGGGCAGCAGGCCCGCGATGGCGCGCAGCAGGGTCGACTTCCCGGATCCGTTGGACCCGATGAGGCCGATGGCCTCGCCGCGGTAGGCGGTGAAGGAGACTCCGCGCACGGCGTGGACCCGCCGGACGCCCGGGGAGTCGCCCTTCTTCCGGCGGATTATCTTGCTGAGCGCGGCGGTGGCCGCGCCCTTGCCGGCGCTGCCGGTGTTGACCCGGTAGACGATGTGGACGCCGTCCGCGATCACGGTGGGGACGCGCCCATGGGTGTTGTCAGCCACGGCCGTAACGCTCCTCAGACTTCCAGAAGTACACGAAGCCACCGACGCCGATCACCACGGCCCAGCCCACCGCGAAGGCCCACACGTGGGGAGGCAGGTTGCTGCTGCCGTAGTCGTCGATCAGCGCGAAGCGGATGAGGTCCATGTAGATCGCGACCGGGTTCCACAGCAGCAGGTCGCTGATCCACTGGGGCTGGTCCTCGAGGTAGATCCCGATCGGGAACATGACGCCGGAGGCGTACATCCAGGTACGCATCACGAACGGCATCAGCTGCGCCAGGTCGGGGGTCTTGGAACCCATCCGCGCGAAGATCATGGCGAGGCCGGTGTTGAAGACGAACTGGAGCGCCAGGGTCGGGATCACCAGCAGCCAGGCGAGCCGCGGGTAGTTGCCGAAGGCGATGGCGATCACGAAGACGACGATCATCGAGTACAGCAGCTGCTGGAGCTGCTGCAGCGAGAAGGACACCGGCAGGGAGGCGCGCGGGAAGTGCAGCGCCCGCACCAGGCCGAGGTTCCCGGAGATCGCCCGGACACCCGCCATCACCGAGCTCTGCGTGAAGGTGAAGACGAAAATGCCCATCATCAGGAACGGGACGTAGACGCCCTTGGGCATCTCCCGGCCCGCGCCGAGGATCAGGCCGAAGATCAGCCAGTAGACGGCCGCGTTCAGCAGCGGGGTCGCCACCTGCCAGACCTGGCCGAGCTTCGCCTGGCTGTACTGCGCGACCAGCTTGGCCCGGGAGAAGGCCATGATGAAGTGGCGTCGGCCCCAGAGCTGCCGCACGTACTCGCCGAGGCCCGGCCGGGCTCCGCTGACCGAGAGGCCGTACTTCCTGGCGAGCTCCGCGGAGCTGAGCCCCGCGTCTTCGGACGGCGGCCTGCTCGTGGCGAGGGCGCCGTCGTGGGTTGTGTCACTCACAAGTTGAAACTTTCGTCTTCAAGATGCGGCCAGGTGGGCATCAGGCTGGTGGCTCGAGGCCCGTGATCGCGTCATGTTCCCAGACGCGGGCTGGTCAGATGACAGGAGGTCGGCCCAGCCGGGTCAACCGCCAGACCGTTCGCCATCTCATCGGGCGGCGGGGTCCACAGGGAGTGGTCCACCCCTCCCGGAAACCGCCGCACCAGGCCTTGAGCGCCGGTGCCGACGGCCTGCGTACGAGCGTCAGCAGGAGCCAGACGCCCAGGTAGACCGGGACCAGCGGGGCGGGCAGGTTGCGGCGGGCGAGCCACACCCGGTTACGAGCCACCATACGGTGGTAGACCGCGTGCCGGGAGGGGGCAGTTGTCGGGTGCAGCAGCACCATGTCCGAGCGGTAGTCGATCAGCCACCCTGCATCGAGGGCCCGCCAGGCCAGATCGGTCTCCTCGTGCGCGTAGAAGAACTCCCCCGGCAGCGCTCCGACCTGCTCGAACACCTTCGTGCGGACGGCGTTGGCGCCGCCCAGGAAGGTGGTCACGCGGGAGGAGCGCATCGGGTCCGAGGCGCGCAGCCGCGGCACGTGCCGTCGCTGGGTCTCGCCGGTGTCCGGATCGGCGATCCGGAAGCTGATGATCCCGAGCCCGGGGTCCTCGGCGAAGGCCTGGCGGCACAGCTCGGCGGTGTCGGTGCGCTCCAACAGCCCGTCGTCGTCCAGGAAGAGCAGCGCGTCCACGTCGCCGCCACCGGGGCCGAAGGCCTCGATGCCGACGTTGCGGCCGCCGGGGATGCCCAGGTTCTCGGGCAGCGTGATGCTGCGCACACCCCCGGGCAGGCCGGTGACCTCGACGCCCTGGCCCACGACGACCACCTCGACGGGGTCGCCCTGCTGGCGGGCCACCGAGTCGAGGAGAGCCTTGAGCTCGTCGGGCCGGTTGCCCATGGTGATGATCACGGCGCCCAGCCGCATCGGGGCGGTCACTTGAGCCTGCTGGAGGCCAGGATCGACACCAGGTGCAGCACGGTCTGCAGCACCGCGATGCCGGCCAGAACGGCCACGCCGACGCGGGACCAGAACAGGTCGCCGCGCATCTGGTCCAGGACGGCCAGCACCAGGATGAGCAGCGAGGCCTCGATGCCGAGGACCAGGCGGTGGAACTTGAGCGCGGCGGCGGCGCGGCGGGCGAGCGCCATGCCGGACGAGCGCGGCTCGGCCGCCGCGTCCTTGACCACCGGCTTGCCGGCCTGGTGGCGGGCGACGCCGACGAGGTCGGTCTCGGCCTTGATCAGGATCGCGCCGAGCGCCGCGAGGGTGCCGAGGAAGGCCCAGAGCCAGTCGACCCGCCCGGTGCCCCACAGGTCCGCCGCGCGCAGGCCGAAGCCCACGAGGACGGCCGCGTCGCACAGGTAGGCGCCGACCCGGTCCAGGTACACCCCGGAGAGCGAGAACTGCTTCTTCCAGCGCGCGACCTCTCCGTCGACGCAGTCGAGCAGCAGGTAGAGCTGGACCGCGACCACGCCGAGGACGGCGCCCAGGATGCCCGGCACCAGCAGGGCCGGGAGGGCGAGCACGCCGGCGAGGGTCATCACGTAGGTCAGCTGGTTGGGCGTGACCTTGGTGGTGACCAGGAGGCGGGTGATGCGCAGGGAGATCTCGCGCATGTAGAGGCGCCCGCCCCAGTGCTCGCCGCTGACCCGGTCCTTGACGCCCGCCGGGTGTACGACGGGCCGGAGTTCAGCTACGGATGGTCTTGGCATAGTCGGCGTAAGCGTCCCTGATCTCGGCTGCGGACAGGTTGAGGTGCTCCAGGATCGTGAAGCGTCCCGGGCGGGTCTGGGGGGCGTACTCGACGGCCGTGACGAACTCGTCGATGCTGAAGCCGACCTCCTCCGGGGTCACCGGCAGGCCGTGTCGGCGCAGCACCTCGGTGAAGAGGCCGGACTGCTCCTCGGCCCCCCGCAGGTGCATCGCGAAGGCGGCGCCGAGGCCGACCTGCTCGCCGTGGAGCGCGGAGCGCCCCGGGTAGAGCAGGTCGAAGGCGTGGCTGATCTCGTGACAGGCGCCGGACGACGGGCGGGAGTCCCCGCTGATCGACATGGCGATGCCGGAGAGGACCAGCGCCTCGGAGAGCACGGTGAGGAACTCGTCGTCGCCGCAGCCACCGGGGTGGCGCAGCACGGACTCGCCGGCGGTACGGGCCATGGCGGCGGCCAGGCCGTCGACGGGCTCGCCGGTGATCTCGTGCGAGAGCTCCCAGTCGGCGATGGCCGAGATGTTGGAGATCGCGTCGCCGACGCCGGCGCGGATGAACCGAACCGGGGCTTCCTTGATCACATCGAGGTCGATCACCATGGCGATCGGCGTGGGGACGCCGTAGGAACCGCGGCCGTTGTCGTTGTCCAGGATGGACACCGGCGAGCAGATGCCGTCGTGCGAGAGGTTGGTGGCGACGGCCACCATGGGCAGCCCGACCCGCGCCGCGGCGTACTTCGCCACGTCGATGATCTTGCCGCCGCCCAGGCCCACGACGGCGTCGTAGCGGCGGCCCTTTATGTCGTCGGCCAGCTTGACCGCGGAGTCGATGGTGCCGTCGACGACCGCGTACCAGTCGGCGTGCGGCAGTACGGGCTCCAGCCTGGCGCGCAGCGCCACGCCGGAGCCTCCGCTGATCGCGATCGCCAGCTTGCCGGACGCCGAGATCCGCTGGTCGGCCAGGAGGCCGGCCAGGTCGTCCATGGCGCCGCGGCTGATGTCGACGACGACGGGCGAGGGGATGAGCCTCGTCAGTACTGGCATGCGATCGTCCGGCCCTTGGCGAGGTCGTCGTGGTTGTCGATCTCGACCCACTTGACGTCGCCGATGGGTGCCACGTCGATGGTGAAGCCGTCGTTGACCAGCTGCTGGTAGCCGTCCTCGTAGTAGAGGTCGGGGTCGCGCTCGAAGGTGGTCTTCAGCGCGTCGGCCAGCTGCTCGGCGGCCTCGGCCTCGATGAGGGTGACACCGATGTACTCGCCCGTCGCGTCGGCGGGGTCCATCAGCTTGGTGATCTTCTGGACTCCCTTGCCGTCGGCGGTGACGACCTTCATCTCCTCGTCGGCCAGGTTCTTGACCGCGTCGAGGGCGAGGATGATCTTCTGGCCGTTGCCGCGTGCGGCGAGCAGGGTCTTCTCGACGGAGACCGGGTGGACGGTGTCGCCGTTGGCGAGGATCACACCCTGCTTGAGGACGTCACGCGCACACCACAGGGAGTAGGCGTTGTTCCACTCCTCGGCCTTGTCGTTGTCGATCAGCGTGATCTTGACGCCGTACTTGGCCTCCAGGGCCTCCCGGCGCGCGTACACGGCTTCCTTGCGGTAGCCGACGACGATGGCGACCTCGGTCAGGCCGACCTCGGCGAAGTTGCCGAGGGTCAGGTCGAGAACCGTGATGCTCTCCTCGTCGCCCTCGGGGCCGACGGGCACGAGGGCCTTGGGCAGGGTGTCGGTGTAGGGACGCAGACGGCGTCCGGCACCGGCAGCGAGTACAAGGCCGATCATGCTGGTTCTCCTTCGTCATGTACGGCGGGTGCTCCGGAGGAGACCCAGAACCGGATGCTCTCGACGAGCACCACGAGTGCCACGAACACGGCCGTTGCCGTGAGCGCGACGGGGAAGTCCGCTTCGCGCGACGCGAGGACGGCCGCCAAGGCCGTGATCAGCAGGACCCGGCCTTCGTGGCCGCCGATCGTCCGCACCAGCCAGTGCGGGGGCGCGCCGGTGCCACCGCGAATGCGGTACACCGTGTCGTAGTGATGGTAGGCGACCGCCGCGATCAGGCCGAATGCCGCGGGAAGGGCCCCGGGGACGTCCGCCTTGGCGGCGAGCACGAGGACGGTCACGTACTCGGCGGCCCGGAACAGCGGCGGGATCAGCCAGTCCAGGGCGCCCTTGAGCGGAGCGGCGACGGCGAGGCCGGAAGCCATGACGTAGATCACCGCGACGGCGATCAGCCGCGGGTCGCCGAACGGCAGCCACACGGCCGCCCCGATCATCAGCGCCGCGCCCAGGGCCGCCACGTACACGGAGCCGAAGGACCCGGCGCGGCCGCGCAGCAGCCGGGCCTGGAGCTCGGCGAGCGGCCCGGAGTCGGCGAGGTCCGCGAGGGCCTGGGCCGCGCGGTCGGTGCGGGTGGCCTTGCGGGTCAGGGAGCGCAGGACCCGGCCGGCGGTGGTGTAGAGCGCGCCGAAGGCGCAGCCGACGAGCAGGGCGTAGAAGACGATGCGGGGGGTGGTGAGGGCGGTCAGGACCGCGATCATCGCCCAGCGCTCGCCGATCGGCAGGATGATCATCCGCCGGACCCACACGGTCCAGCCGACGCTGTCGAGCTTGTCGGAGAGCGCCGCCGTGGGACTCGTGTTGGCGGTGGCGTCGTGGTTGGCCTCGTTGAAGGAGAAGTCAACGACGTGCCGGCAGGTCATCAGGATCATGGCGCCGGTGGCCAGGGCCCAGACGTCATCGCCGTTCCTGGCGGCGCCGAGCGCGAGGCCCGCGTAGAAGGAGTACTCCTTCGCGCGGTCGAAGGTGGCGTCGAGCCAGGCGCCCATCGTCGAGTACTGGAGCGAGTAGCGGGCGAGCTGCCCGTCGGTGCAGTCCAGTACGAAGGAGACGAGGAGCAGCACGCCGGCCGCCACGTAGCCCCAGCGCTCGCCCGTGGCGGCGCAGCCGGCCGCGATCAGCGCGGTGATCAGCGAGGCGGTGGTGACCTGGTTCGGGGTCAGGCCGCGACGTGCGCACCAGCGGGCGATGTAGCGCGAGTACGGGCTGATGAAGAAGGTGGTGAAGAAGCCGTCGCGGGACTTCACGGCGGTCCGCAGGCGCACGGCCTCGTCGTCGACGGCGGCGACGGCGGCGGTCGCCGCGTCCCGTTCCCCCGGACCCGCGGGGACCGTGGCGACGAGGGTGCCCAGCTCGGGGCGCTGAACGGAGGTCCCGGCGGCCTCGACCGCGGCGGCGAGCCGGTCGGCGTACGGGGCGGCGTCGGCGTCCGCTCCGGTCGCGACGGCGGCCTTGTCGAGGGCGTCGCGGGCTCCGGGCTGGACGGCGAGGGCGCCGGTGACGGCGCAGGCGTCGAAGCGCGGATCGGTCAGCGCGAGGCGCAGTGCGTGCACGTGCCCGACGAAGGCGCTGTCCACGACGGCCACCCGCTGGTCGGCGGGTACGGCGGCCAGTGCGGCAGCGGCGTCCTCGGGACCGGTGGCGGGGCGGACCTCGAAGCCGAGCGAGCGCAGCTCGTCCGCGAGCGGTGATCCGGGGACCGGCAGGCCGGTGAGGATGACGGTCGGCAGACGAACTCACTCCTTGTAACGGATTCCGGACGGACGCCTCGGGGGCGGCGGCACGTCGGCAGAGGCTATCGGATGAATGGAAGCAGGGGTTCATCACCCGTTTACGTCCCGATAAGCCGAATATCGCGGCCCCGGGCCGGGTCGCGATCATCATCGGTGATCACGGTGCGGTACCACAAACGGCCCGGATGTTACGGTGGACACGCCCCTGAACGTGTCGAGTGGAAAGAGGTGGGTTGATGACCGTCGTAGTGGTCGCGGCCGTGCGCAGCGAACTCCGGTGCATCCCCACTTCCCGTTTCCTCCGGGCATCCGGCCGGGCCTGATCACACAGCTGGGCCTCGTCGGCCGGAGCCCCCGTTCCAAGGGTTCACGTTGACCGACAACAACACCTTCACCGACCACGCCTTCACCGAGGCCTTCTTCGCCCTGCACCACGGCCTGCCCCGGCAGGCTCCGGGCTCCGACGCCAGCACCCGCCACCTGCTGTCCCTGTGCGGACCGCTGCCCGAGCGGCCGCGCGTCCTCGACCTGGGCTGCGGTCCGGGGCGCAGCGCCCTGCTGCTCGCCGCCGAGGCGGGCGGCGGTGCCCGCGCCGAGGTGACTGCCGTCGACCTGCACGCCCCCTTCCTCGAAGAGCTCCGCACGGCCGCCGCGGCCCGCGGGCTGGCCGGCCGCGTCCGCACCGTCCAGGCGGACATGGGCGCACTTGACGACGGGGACCGCGACGACTTCGCGGACGGCTCCTTCGACCTCGTGTGGGCCGAGGGTTCCGCCTATGCCATCGGCTTCGACGCCGCGCTCGCGCGGTGGAAGCGACTGCTCGCCCCGGGCGGCACGCTCGTACTGACCGAGTGCCAGTGGACCGTCGCGCAGTCGTCCGCCGGGGCCCGCGCCTTCTGGGACCGCGAGTACCCGCTGCGCTCCACCGCCCGCAACCTCGCGGCCGCCCGGGCCGCCGGGTATCGGGTGCTGGGCGTGCACCACCTGCCCGACTCGGACTGGGCCGAGTACTACGGTCCGCTCGCCGAGCGGGTCCGTGCCCTTTCCGGAGCCGACGGGACCCCCGCGATGGCCCGGGCGCTCGCCGCCACGTGCGAGGAGCTCGACGTACGGGCCCGGCACGGGCACGAGTACGGGTACACGGGCTACGTCCTGAGCCCGGTGACGGCCGGGGACGGCGACGTCTGGCCCGCCCGCCCGGAGACCGGGGCCGATGCGGCCGCGGTACGGGAGGTCAACCTCGCGGCGTTCGAGACCCCGCTGGAGGCGGACCTCGTGGACGCGCTGCGTACGGACGCGGCCTGGCTGCCCGGGCTGTCGTACGTGGCCGAGGCCCCGGACGGATCGGTGGCGGCGCACGCCCTGCTCACCGCGTGCCGGGTCGGCGGGGTCCGGGCGCTCGCGCTCGCCCCGGTGGCCGTCGCGCCCGCGTTCCAGCGCTCGGGCGCGGGCAGCGCGGTCGTACGGGCCCTGCTCGAGGCGGCCGCGGAGCGCGGGGAGTCACTGGTCCTCGTGCTCGGGCACCCGGAGTACTACCCGCGCTTCGGTTTCACACCGGCGTCGCGCTTCGGGATCCGCGCGCCCTTCGAGGTTCCGGACGAGGCGATGATGGCGCTGGTGCTGGACGATTCCGTGCCGGTACCGGCGGGCATGATCGACTATCCGGCTCCCTTCGGGGTCTGACGCGCGCGGAAGGTCGTCGCGGAGGACTGCGGAGGACCGGTGTGATCCGCCCCTCGTCGCCTAGCACGGGACGGGGGGCGGACATGCGCGGATCTCCGAAGTGGGGACAAGCCTCTTTTGTACGGCAGACTGAAGGCCGAAGTCCGAAGCGAAGGATGGGTATGCCGACCACACCAGCCACCGCCGCGAACAGCGCGTCCAACGGCACCGGTACTCAAGAACCGATCATGCTCGAACTGGTCGACGAGTCCGGCAACACCATCGGCACGGCGGAGAAGCTCTCCGCCCACCAGGCGCCCGGGCAGTTGCACCGGGCGTTCTCGGTGTTCCTCTTCGACGAGCAGGGTCGTCTGCTGCTCCAGCAGCGGGCCCTCGGGAAGTACCACTCCCCCGGCGTCTGGTCGAACACCTGTTGCGGTCACCCCTATCCCGGGGAGTCGCCGTTCGCAGCCGCGGCCCGGCGGACCCACGAGGAGCTGGGGCTGTCGCCCTCGCTGCTCGCGCAGGCGGGGACGGTGCGCTACAATCACCCGGACCCCGCGTCGGGTCTGGTGGA
Above is a genomic segment from Streptomyces sp. NBC_01233 containing:
- a CDS encoding ABC transporter ATP-binding protein; translated protein: MADNTHGRVPTVIADGVHIVYRVNTGSAGKGAATAALSKIIRRKKGDSPGVRRVHAVRGVSFTAYRGEAIGLIGSNGSGKSTLLRAIAGLLPCEEGKVYTDGQPSLLGVNAALMNDLTGERNIVLGGLAMGMSREQIKQRYQSIVDFSGINEKGDFISLPMRTYSSGMAARLRFSIAAAKDHDVLMIDEALATGDRSFQVRSEDRIRELRQKAGTVFLVSHNNKSIRDTCDRVLWLEKGELLMDGPTEEVVSAYEKATNG
- a CDS encoding glycosyltransferase family 2 protein, which gives rise to MRLGAVIITMGNRPDELKALLDSVARQQGDPVEVVVVGQGVEVTGLPGGVRSITLPENLGIPGGRNVGIEAFGPGGGDVDALLFLDDDGLLERTDTAELCRQAFAEDPGLGIISFRIADPDTGETQRRHVPRLRASDPMRSSRVTTFLGGANAVRTKVFEQVGALPGEFFYAHEETDLAWRALDAGWLIDYRSDMVLLHPTTAPSRHAVYHRMVARNRVWLARRNLPAPLVPVYLGVWLLLTLVRRPSAPALKAWCGGFREGWTTPCGPRRPMRWRTVWRLTRLGRPPVI
- a CDS encoding iron-containing alcohol dehydrogenase family protein, which produces MPVLTRLIPSPVVVDISRGAMDDLAGLLADQRISASGKLAIAISGGSGVALRARLEPVLPHADWYAVVDGTIDSAVKLADDIKGRRYDAVVGLGGGKIIDVAKYAAARVGLPMVAVATNLSHDGICSPVSILDNDNGRGSYGVPTPIAMVIDLDVIKEAPVRFIRAGVGDAISNISAIADWELSHEITGEPVDGLAAAMARTAGESVLRHPGGCGDDEFLTVLSEALVLSGIAMSISGDSRPSSGACHEISHAFDLLYPGRSALHGEQVGLGAAFAMHLRGAEEQSGLFTEVLRRHGLPVTPEEVGFSIDEFVTAVEYAPQTRPGRFTILEHLNLSAAEIRDAYADYAKTIRS
- a CDS encoding CDP-alcohol phosphatidyltransferase family protein; translation: MPRPSVAELRPVVHPAGVKDRVSGEHWGGRLYMREISLRITRLLVTTKVTPNQLTYVMTLAGVLALPALLVPGILGAVLGVVAVQLYLLLDCVDGEVARWKKQFSLSGVYLDRVGAYLCDAAVLVGFGLRAADLWGTGRVDWLWAFLGTLAALGAILIKAETDLVGVARHQAGKPVVKDAAAEPRSSGMALARRAAAALKFHRLVLGIEASLLILVLAVLDQMRGDLFWSRVGVAVLAGIAVLQTVLHLVSILASSRLK
- the hpnC gene encoding squalene synthase HpnC, translating into MTAAHGIRPLSDTVHVSATLDKASAENFPVAPVFLPRAWRDGLTAVYGYARLVDDIGDGDLAPGGRDAALLGLDPAATDDRPAMLDALEADLLRVFNGSGGPAGPPRHPLLLALQPVVRAHGLTPEPFLGLIEANRQDQRVTRYETYGGLVGYCELSANPVGRLVLSLTGTSTPERIRRSDAVCTALQIVEHIQDVAEDLGNDRIYLPAEDMRRFHVSEADLAAPSAGASVRALVAFETERARELLNEGTPLVGSVHGRLRLLLAGFVGGGRAALRAVTAAGFDVLPGPPKPTKSGLLREVAAVLRTAPRKG
- a CDS encoding phosphocholine cytidylyltransferase family protein, encoding MIGLVLAAGAGRRLRPYTDTLPKALVPVGPEGDEESITVLDLTLGNFAEVGLTEVAIVVGYRKEAVYARREALEAKYGVKITLIDNDKAEEWNNAYSLWCARDVLKQGVILANGDTVHPVSVEKTLLAARGNGQKIILALDAVKNLADEEMKVVTADGKGVQKITKLMDPADATGEYIGVTLIEAEAAEQLADALKTTFERDPDLYYEDGYQQLVNDGFTIDVAPIGDVKWVEIDNHDDLAKGRTIACQY
- a CDS encoding ABC transporter permease; translation: MSDTTHDGALATSRPPSEDAGLSSAELARKYGLSVSGARPGLGEYVRQLWGRRHFIMAFSRAKLVAQYSQAKLGQVWQVATPLLNAAVYWLIFGLILGAGREMPKGVYVPFLMMGIFVFTFTQSSVMAGVRAISGNLGLVRALHFPRASLPVSFSLQQLQQLLYSMIVVFVIAIAFGNYPRLAWLLVIPTLALQFVFNTGLAMIFARMGSKTPDLAQLMPFVMRTWMYASGVMFPIGIYLEDQPQWISDLLLWNPVAIYMDLIRFALIDDYGSSNLPPHVWAFAVGWAVVIGVGGFVYFWKSEERYGRG
- a CDS encoding DUF5941 domain-containing protein, which codes for MHALRLALTDPRFDACAVTGALAVQPGARDALDKAAVATGADADAAPYADRLAAAVEAAGTSVQRPELGTLVATVPAGPGERDAATAAVAAVDDEAVRLRTAVKSRDGFFTTFFISPYSRYIARWCARRGLTPNQVTTASLITALIAAGCAATGERWGYVAAGVLLLVSFVLDCTDGQLARYSLQYSTMGAWLDATFDRAKEYSFYAGLALGAARNGDDVWALATGAMILMTCRHVVDFSFNEANHDATANTSPTAALSDKLDSVGWTVWVRRMIILPIGERWAMIAVLTALTTPRIVFYALLVGCAFGALYTTAGRVLRSLTRKATRTDRAAQALADLADSGPLAELQARLLRGRAGSFGSVYVAALGAALMIGAAVWLPFGDPRLIAVAVIYVMASGLAVAAPLKGALDWLIPPLFRAAEYVTVLVLAAKADVPGALPAAFGLIAAVAYHHYDTVYRIRGGTGAPPHWLVRTIGGHEGRVLLITALAAVLASREADFPVALTATAVFVALVVLVESIRFWVSSGAPAVHDEGEPA
- the hpnD gene encoding presqualene diphosphate synthase HpnD, with amino-acid sequence MSAPISAAYSYCEAVTGSQARNFAYGIRLLPTDKRQAMSALYAFSRRVDDIGDGTLAPEAKLARLEETRAVLGRILAEEIDEDDTDPVAVALAHAARRFPIPLGGLDELIDGVLMDVRGETYETWDDLKVYCRCVAGAIGRLSLGVFGTTAGAADSGRAAEYADTLGLALQLTNILRDVREDAGNGRTYLPAEDLAKFGCSEGFHGDRAPAGSDFAGLVHHEVRRARALFVEGYRLLPMLDRRSGACVAAMAGIYRRLLDRIEREPEAVLRGRVSLPPHEKAYVAVRGLSGLDARTISRQNTRRRP